A single genomic interval of Lathyrus oleraceus cultivar Zhongwan6 chromosome 7, CAAS_Psat_ZW6_1.0, whole genome shotgun sequence harbors:
- the LOC127101479 gene encoding serine/threonine-protein kinase SRK2A: protein MERYEVVKDLGVGNFGVARLLRNKETKELVAMKYIERGHKIDENVAREIINHRSLRHPNIIRFKEVVLTPTHLAIVMEYAAGGELFERICNAGRFSEDEARYFFQQLISGVHYCHAMQICHRDLKLENTLLDGSPAPRLKICDFGYSKSSLLHSRPKSTVGTPAYIAPEVLSRREYDGKLADVWSCGVTLYVMLVGAYPFEDQDDPRNFRKTIQRIMAVQYKIPDYVHISQDCKHLLSRIFVANPLKRISLREIKNHPWFLKNLPRELTESAQAAYYQRGNPSFSIQSVDEINKIVGEAREPPPVSRPVKGFGWEGEEEEEEVEEEEVEEEEEEEDEYDKRVKEVHASGEFQIS, encoded by the exons ATGGAGAGATACGAGGTTGTTAAGGATTTGGGAGTTGGGAATTTTGGAGTGGCGAGGCTTCTGAGGAACAAGGAGACTAAGGAGCTTGTTGCTATGAAGTACATCGAGCGTGGCCATAAG ATTGATGAGAATGTGGCTAGAGAGATTATCAACCATAGGTCTCTTCGGCACCCGAATATAATTCGGTTTAAGGAG GTGGTTTTGACTCCTACTCATTTAGCAATAGTGATGGAGTATGCAGCTGGAGGTGAACTCTTTGAGAGGATATGTAATGCTGGACGGTTCAGCGAAGACGAG GCTAGATATTTCTTTCAGCAGCTGATATCTGGTGTTCATTACTGTCATGCTATG CAAATATGTCATAGAGATTTGAAGCTGGAAAATACCCTTTTAGATGGAAGCCCTGCGCCTCGCTTGAAAATTTGTGACTTTGGTTATTCCAAG TCATCTTTGCTTCATTCCCGACCCAAATCGACTGTTGGAACTCCGGCTTATATAGCACCGGAGGTTCTTTCTAGGAGGGAGTATGATGGCAAG TTGGCTGATGTGTGGTCGTGCGGTGTGACCCTGTATGTCATGCTGGTCGGAGCATATCCCTTTGAGGATCAAGATGATCCTAGAAATTTTAGGAAAACAATTCAG CGCATAATGGCTGTTCAATACAAAATCCCTGATTATGTTCACATATCTCAAGATTGCAAACACCTTCTATCTCGAATATTTGTTGCAAATCCATTAAAG AGAATCTCTCTCAGGGAAATCAAAAACCATCCATGGTTTTTAAAGAATCTTCCAAGGGAGCTAACTGAATCAGCTCAAGCGGCGTACTACCAGAGAGGCAATCCAAGTTTTTCTATTCAAAGTGTGGACGAGATAAATAAAATTGTGGGAGAGGCGAGAGAGCCTCCTCCGGTATCTAGGCCGGTCAAAGGCTTTGGCTGGGAAGgcgaggaagaagaagaagaagtggAAGAAGAAGAGGTGGAggaagaggaagaggaagaagaTGAGTATGACAAAAGGGTGAAAGAGGTTCATGCAAGTGGAGAATTTCAAATCAGTTAA